From Rhodamnia argentea isolate NSW1041297 chromosome 10, ASM2092103v1, whole genome shotgun sequence, a single genomic window includes:
- the LOC115742034 gene encoding laccase-7-like: MAPRRRQAVFLVVWAFALVATSSMTSAAIVQHTFDVGNLTVSKLCQERVITAVNGALPGPTILVTEGDTLVVHVLNNSPYNVTIHWHGIFQLLSSWADGPSYITQCPIRPGHSYTYKFTITKQEGTLRWHAHFSLLRATVYGALIILPKSGRYPFPTPHKEFPLILGEWWNRNVIDIENQAQAIGVPPINSDAYTINGRPGDLYPCSKKHTYKLKVVHGNTYMLRIINAALNNQLFFKIANHKFTVVAVDASYTTPYATDVVVLAPGHTVDVLLTTDQVPGAYYMAARPYNSAQNAPPPDNTTTTGILIYDKLPYTSPIMPLLPALNDTPTAAKFYFSLTSLVGSPNWMPVPTKLDEQMLVTIGLSLSPCPNAACQFLPNVPTLQISANMNNASFVFPKSLSLLQAHFFNVKGIYTTDFPDQPPLKFNYTDPANSQNNALVFAPKSTRVKQVKYNATVEIVLQDTTIIGAESHPMHLHGFNFHVVGQGFGNFDPAKDRKKFNLFNPVIRNTIAVPVGGWAAIRFQANNPGVWILHCHLDAHLPLGLATAFVVENGLTPSSTLPPPPPDLPQC, translated from the exons ATGGCGCCGCGACGACGACAAGCTGTGTTTCTGGTCGTATGGGCTTTCGCTCTTGTGGCTACGTCTTCGATGACTTCAGCTGCAATAGTGCAACACACTTTCGAC GTGGGAAACTTGACGGTGAGCAAATTATGCCAGGAGCGTGTGATCACCGCGGTGAACGGAGCTCTTCCTGGCCCGACCATTCTGGTTACGGAGGGCGACACCCTCGTCGTTCATGTCCTCAACAACTCCCCATACAACGTCACTATTCACTG GCACGGAATCTTTCAATTATTGAGTTCCTGGGCAGATGGTCCGAGCTACATTACGCAATGTCCCATACGTCCCGGGCATAGTTACACCTACAAATTTACCATCACTAAGCAGGAAGGCACGCTCCGGTGGCATGCTCACTTCTCGTTGCTCCGCGCCACCGTCTATGGCGCTCTCATCATCCTCCCCAAATCGGGTCGCTACCCATTTCCCACACCTCACAAAGAATTTCCTCTTATTCTAG GGGAGTGGTGGAACAGAAATGTGATCGATATAGAGAACCAGGCACAAGCGATCGGCGTGCCACCTATTAATTCGGATGCATACACCATTAACGGAAGGCCCGGAGATCTCTATCCTTGCTCGAAAAAGC ATACCTACAAGCTAAAggtggtgcatggaaacacgtACATGCTTCGCATCATCAACGCTGCACTCAATAACCAGCTTTTCTTCAAGATAGCCAATCACAAATTCACTGTCGTTGCCGTCGACGCCTCGTACACCACCCCCTATGCCACCGATGTTGTTGTCCTCGCTCCCGGCCACACGGTCGACGTGCTCCTCACCACGGACCAGGTCCCAGGGGCCTACTACATGGCGGCCCGCCCGTATAATAGCGCCCAAAACGCTCCGCCGCCCGATAACACCACCACGACTGGGATCCTCATTTACGACAAGCTGCCCTACACGAGCCCGATCATGCCCCTCCTGCCGGCCCTCAACGACACCCCGACGGCGGCCAAGTTCTACTTCTCCTTGACCAGCCTCGTGGGGAGCCCGAACTGGATGCCGGTGCCGACTAAGCTGGACGAGCAGATGCTGGTGACCATCGGATTGAGCCTGTCCCCGTGCCCCAACGCCGCGTGTCAGTTCCTCCCCAATGTCCCCACCCTTCAGATATCCGCAAACATGAACAACGCGTCGTTCGTATTCCCTAAGAGCCTGTCCCTCTTACAAGCGCACTTCTTCAACGTTAAAGGGATCTACACCACCGACTTCCCCGACCAGCCGCCGCTTAAATTCAACTACACGGACCCCGCCAACAGCCAGAACAATGCGCTGGTGTTCGCGCCCAAGAGCACGAGGGTGAAGCAAGTGAAGTACAACGCGACGGTGGAGATCGTGTTGCAGGACACGACCATCATCGGCGCAGAGAGTCACCCCATGCACTTGCACGGCTTCAACTTCCATGTGGTGGGACAAGGGTTCGGGAACTTCGACCCAGCCAAGGACCGGAAGAAGTTCAATCTCTTCAACCCGGTGATACGTAACACAATCGCCGTCCCCGTGGGAGGTTGGGCTGCCATCAGATTCCAAGCAAACAATCCAG GTGTATGGATATTGCACTGCCACCTGGACGCCCACTTGCCGTTGGGACTAGCGACCGCTTTCGTCGTCGAGAACGGGCTGACTCCGTCGTCGACATTGCCTCCACCTCCTCCCGATCTGCCTCAGTGTTAG